In Acidianus brierleyi, one genomic interval encodes:
- a CDS encoding MarR family transcriptional regulator: MNLTQLVMLTNLAEGELSVKEIMEYTGLSKKTIVKALRLLEYKGYVEKKAFIGDDVIFGITDRGLEELYRYYVFLQKLMPDMEFALCSKFDC, translated from the coding sequence TTGAACTTAACGCAATTAGTCATGCTAACTAATTTAGCTGAAGGAGAACTTAGTGTAAAGGAAATAATGGAGTATACGGGTTTGTCAAAAAAGACTATAGTTAAGGCTTTACGATTGTTGGAATACAAAGGCTATGTTGAAAAAAAGGCCTTTATTGGAGATGATGTAATATTCGGAATTACCGATAGAGGGTTAGAAGAATTATATAGATATTATGTTTTCCTACAGAAACTTATGCCGGACATGGAATTTGCACTGTGTAGCAAATTTGATTGTTAA
- a CDS encoding FAD-binding protein has translation MIEVANEEELFKEIRNAYIGRKKISIVGSGSHSDKKGEVISTIKMNSFDIKGDIIEAYAGASVLKIREEASSYGYLFPTLYDGTIGGLLGINYVSPLSTFYGTPRDFTLWCRAITPYGGLNWKIFIGSKGLIGAISKAVMKLFPRPYKIVTLEKSYDSVNELLDDYIKLKENKPIATLVEYEKTYKIHFTYSVDPDITGFNKDDGVPFIEESDKNSYIVETPSLSEFIKLVEKTNPIYAYTVINSGFSKVYLADEDILAGFNYYPYNGVKGIYLKLKKLLDYRNIFE, from the coding sequence ATGATTGAAGTTGCTAACGAAGAAGAACTTTTTAAAGAAATAAGAAATGCTTACATCGGAAGGAAGAAAATTTCAATTGTCGGTTCTGGTTCTCATTCGGATAAGAAAGGAGAAGTTATATCTACAATTAAAATGAATTCCTTTGATATTAAAGGAGATATAATAGAAGCATATGCTGGAGCTTCTGTTTTAAAAATAAGAGAGGAAGCCTCTAGCTATGGCTATCTTTTCCCTACACTTTATGACGGAACTATAGGAGGATTATTAGGGATAAACTATGTTTCGCCATTATCGACGTTTTATGGGACCCCAAGAGACTTTACGCTGTGGTGTAGAGCAATAACCCCTTATGGTGGATTAAATTGGAAAATATTTATAGGATCTAAAGGTCTTATTGGTGCCATTTCTAAAGCAGTCATGAAGTTATTTCCTAGGCCATATAAAATAGTGACTCTAGAAAAATCTTATGATAGTGTAAATGAACTTTTAGACGACTATATAAAATTGAAAGAAAATAAACCCATAGCTACCTTAGTTGAATATGAGAAAACTTATAAAATTCATTTTACATACTCTGTCGACCCAGATATAACTGGTTTCAATAAAGATGATGGGGTTCCATTTATAGAAGAAAGTGATAAAAATAGTTATATAGTCGAAACTCCTTCTTTAAGTGAATTTATTAAATTGGTAGAGAAAACTAATCCCATTTATGCATATACTGTAATTAACTCAGGATTCTCAAAAGTATATCTGGCAGACGAAGATATACTAGCTGGTTTTAATTATTACCCATATAATGGAGTTAAAGGCATTTATTTGAAGTTAAAGAAATTATTGGATTATAGAAATATATTTGAATAA
- the acs gene encoding acetate--CoA ligase, with amino-acid sequence MTEEEQKLEEKVDYNMRYYKYLFDLSKNNPEKFWGDLAEQLIDWFEPWKTTMKQEDPMTKWFIGGKLNASYNAIDRHINTQRKYKAAIIWESEKGEKKVLTYQDLYYEVNRWANALKELGVKKGDRVTIYMPLTPEGVIAKLACTRLGAIHSVVFAGFGSQALASRIEDAKAKVVITADSYPRRGKVVELKKVVDDALDILGENNPVSKVLVYKRLGTEINFKEGRDVYFDEIGKYKYIEPELMDSNDPLFILYTSGTTGKPKGIVHSTGGYLVGTSAMLLWSYGLSQENDVLFNTSDIGWIVGHSYITYAPLVMGRTVIIYESAPDYPYPDKWAEIIEKYRATTFGTSATALRYFMKYGDEYVRAHDLSSLRIIVTNGEVLNYAPWKWGLETLGQGKVFMSHQWWQTETGAPNLGYLPGMIFMEMKSGPASGFPLPGNFIEVLNDQGGPSKPRERGYLIMRPPFPPYMMMGMWNDDGNERLKKTYFSKFPSLYYPGDYAMVDEDGYVWVLGRADETIKVAAHRIGAGEVESAITSHPSVAEAAVVGVPDPVKGEEVYAFVVLKQGYSPSESLAKDIQAHVRSVMGPIVTPQIRFVKSLPKTRSGKVMRRVIKAVVSGSQIGDISTIEDEASMEEIKKAAEELKNELNK; translated from the coding sequence ATGACAGAAGAAGAACAGAAACTGGAAGAAAAAGTAGACTATAATATGCGCTATTATAAATATTTATTTGATTTAAGCAAAAATAATCCTGAAAAATTCTGGGGGGACCTTGCTGAGCAGCTAATAGACTGGTTTGAACCTTGGAAGACAACTATGAAACAAGAAGATCCTATGACAAAATGGTTCATAGGCGGAAAACTTAACGCTTCTTATAATGCAATAGATAGGCACATAAATACTCAAAGGAAGTATAAGGCTGCAATAATTTGGGAAAGCGAAAAGGGAGAAAAGAAAGTTCTGACTTATCAAGATCTCTATTATGAGGTAAATAGATGGGCTAATGCTCTCAAGGAGCTAGGAGTTAAGAAAGGCGATAGAGTTACTATATACATGCCATTAACTCCAGAAGGAGTAATAGCTAAGTTAGCATGTACCAGATTGGGAGCTATACATAGTGTAGTTTTTGCAGGGTTTGGATCTCAAGCCTTAGCTAGTAGAATAGAAGACGCTAAAGCAAAGGTTGTAATTACTGCAGATTCTTATCCTAGAAGAGGGAAAGTCGTAGAGCTAAAAAAAGTGGTTGATGATGCATTAGACATATTAGGTGAAAATAATCCAGTTAGCAAGGTTTTAGTTTATAAAAGACTTGGAACTGAAATAAATTTTAAAGAAGGCAGAGATGTCTATTTTGATGAAATAGGTAAATACAAATATATTGAGCCTGAATTAATGGATTCTAATGATCCATTATTTATCTTATATACTTCAGGGACTACTGGAAAACCTAAGGGAATAGTTCATTCTACTGGTGGATATCTAGTAGGAACATCAGCAATGCTACTTTGGAGCTACGGGTTAAGCCAGGAAAATGATGTACTGTTCAATACTTCAGATATAGGATGGATAGTAGGTCATTCTTACATTACATACGCACCCTTAGTAATGGGAAGAACTGTAATAATCTATGAAAGTGCACCGGATTATCCTTATCCAGATAAATGGGCAGAAATAATAGAGAAATATAGAGCGACAACTTTTGGAACTTCTGCTACAGCTTTAAGATACTTCATGAAATATGGAGATGAATATGTCAGAGCACATGATTTATCATCATTAAGAATTATTGTCACAAATGGAGAAGTTCTTAATTACGCTCCGTGGAAATGGGGATTAGAAACGTTAGGCCAAGGAAAAGTATTTATGTCCCATCAATGGTGGCAAACAGAAACTGGAGCACCTAATTTAGGTTACTTACCAGGTATGATATTTATGGAAATGAAATCTGGACCAGCTTCTGGATTTCCATTGCCTGGTAACTTTATTGAAGTATTAAATGATCAAGGAGGTCCTTCAAAACCTAGAGAGAGAGGATATTTAATTATGAGACCACCATTTCCACCTTATATGATGATGGGAATGTGGAATGACGACGGGAACGAGAGATTAAAGAAGACTTACTTTAGCAAATTCCCTAGTCTATATTATCCCGGCGATTACGCTATGGTAGACGAAGACGGTTACGTATGGGTCTTAGGTAGAGCTGATGAAACAATAAAAGTTGCAGCTCATAGAATAGGAGCAGGAGAAGTAGAGTCCGCGATAACGTCTCATCCATCTGTAGCCGAGGCAGCAGTTGTCGGTGTTCCGGATCCAGTTAAAGGAGAGGAAGTTTATGCGTTCGTAGTTCTTAAACAAGGATACTCTCCTTCTGAATCCTTAGCAAAGGATATACAAGCCCATGTAAGAAGCGTAATGGGTCCAATAGTAACGCCTCAAATAAGATTTGTTAAATCATTACCAAAAACTAGATCCGGTAAAGTTATGAGAAGAGTAATTAAAGCAGTAGTTAGCGGTTCTCAGATAGGCGATATTTCTACAATAGAAGATGAGGCATCAATGGAAGAAATAAAGAAGGCAGCAGAAGAACTTAAGAATGAGCTAAATAAATAG
- a CDS encoding MBL fold metallo-hydrolase — protein sequence MKLGKIEIINGSPNTLVYDGRIVIDQGGKNASLNINSEIQLATHGHMDHIAGLFKKSEKKFIPKEDFWTLNIIGRRAMTYGFSSPDSKLFIYDLIKDNLNENFSDPEVEVIKLPGHTPGHSAFLIDNVLYCGDAFFGQRVLESFVFPFYTDFWKAMESLEKLKELIKSVDYVFVSHGPVYTDKRKVEDLLNFNLDYNNKLVEKIKNAIQGNEMTAEEVVVKISNKLEPANVFLNEIVAKSILVQISKDIKVTEKGVVFTG from the coding sequence ATGAAACTTGGAAAAATTGAGATTATAAATGGAAGTCCAAATACTCTAGTTTATGATGGAAGAATAGTAATAGATCAAGGAGGTAAAAACGCTTCTTTAAATATTAATTCAGAAATACAGTTGGCTACACATGGACACATGGATCATATAGCTGGATTATTCAAAAAATCTGAAAAGAAATTTATTCCTAAGGAAGATTTTTGGACATTAAACATTATAGGAAGGAGGGCAATGACGTATGGATTTAGTTCTCCTGATTCTAAGCTATTCATTTACGACTTAATAAAGGATAATTTAAATGAGAATTTTTCAGATCCTGAAGTCGAAGTTATAAAGTTACCAGGCCATACTCCAGGACATTCGGCTTTTTTGATCGATAACGTACTTTATTGCGGTGATGCATTTTTTGGACAAAGAGTCCTAGAATCTTTTGTTTTTCCTTTTTATACTGATTTCTGGAAGGCTATGGAAAGCTTAGAAAAATTAAAAGAATTGATAAAAAGTGTTGACTACGTTTTCGTTTCTCATGGTCCAGTATATACTGATAAAAGAAAAGTCGAAGATCTTCTCAATTTTAACCTAGATTATAATAATAAATTAGTTGAAAAAATTAAGAACGCAATACAAGGGAATGAAATGACTGCAGAAGAAGTTGTAGTAAAGATATCAAATAAGTTGGAACCAGCTAACGTTTTCCTTAATGAAATTGTAGCTAAATCAATCTTAGTTCAAATAAGCAAAGATATAAAAGTTACAGAAAAAGGCGTGGTTTTTACAGGCTAG
- a CDS encoding HAD family hydrolase encodes MQLKSVFIDAGETLIGFRPRSYEIILAILRDYGYKINTTTLFRAIARSISKYNFPNEFGTNPLNVRDLLFELNIYPYKELVKSLVNRDFYGGEYFLYEDATDFLEFLKSQSLSSVIVTNATRRMDKILKEFELPKKVNGIVESFAVGVVKPNPKIFYYATRIGKTPAIHIGDIYEVDIVGANRAGFDGILLDRFRFYDDIKYNKAMTLKDVTKFLEKNWS; translated from the coding sequence ATGCAATTAAAATCAGTATTTATTGATGCTGGAGAGACTTTAATAGGGTTTAGGCCTAGATCCTATGAAATTATTCTCGCAATATTGAGGGATTACGGCTATAAAATAAATACTACTACCTTGTTTAGAGCAATAGCTAGATCTATCTCTAAATATAACTTTCCTAATGAATTTGGTACTAATCCATTAAATGTAAGAGATTTATTATTCGAATTAAATATTTATCCATACAAAGAATTGGTAAAATCTTTAGTAAACAGAGATTTCTATGGAGGAGAATATTTTCTTTATGAGGATGCTACAGATTTCCTAGAATTTCTTAAAAGTCAAAGTTTAAGTAGTGTTATAGTTACAAATGCTACTAGGAGAATGGATAAAATCTTAAAAGAATTTGAACTACCTAAGAAGGTAAATGGTATAGTAGAATCTTTTGCTGTAGGTGTAGTTAAACCAAATCCAAAAATTTTCTATTATGCAACTAGAATTGGTAAAACTCCAGCTATACATATTGGTGACATCTATGAGGTAGATATCGTTGGTGCCAATAGAGCAGGATTTGATGGTATCTTGTTGGATAGATTCAGATTTTATGACGATATAAAATACAATAAAGCCATGACTTTAAAAGATGTAACTAAATTTTTAGAAAAAAATTGGAGCTAA
- a CDS encoding amino acid permease — protein MASKNPVSGAKDLGTQADAQLRKSLNRFELLFLSLGGVIGSGWLFGSLYTAGYAGGAGVLSWIIAGVLIIFVGLVYSEIASAIPKSGGIVRYPHYSHGGVVGFIIAWAYFLSAASVPAIESTATVTYLSYFIPSLTYPNGVLTVEGIGLAYVLLILFFLLNYAGVNILGKVTHFAGWWKLIIPGLTVILALVFLYHPANFTMGGGFFPAASNLAEGFSGFSTVLYAIPTTGVIFSYLGFRQAIEYGGEGKNPRKDIPFAVIGALAIGIVLYTLLQVAFTGGVNWTAAAVTPGNWTGLLDSNVSHGPFLYLFEHSGVVGPILGLFGIWALILLIDAVISPAGTGWIYIGTAGRTVYGFASNGYLPSLFLKVGKTRVPVFSLIAALAIGMLFLLPFPAWVALVGFISSATVFTYIMGGIGLHTLRNVAPDLPRRYKVPSHLIIAPIATLAAGLIVYWSGFATLFYVVTAIFLGLPLFFGFYAYKAYRMNITLATILGVVDLGITIASAFFFDIATSGLSVANNIAFLLYMLLMIALVGFNLIVLWTSVNDDVKREIKASYWLVALIFAIIALSYFGGFGLDVVIPFPWDTLVAGAVILGFHFLAVKSGLRTEAIDEIINQTKEP, from the coding sequence ATGGCATCAAAAAATCCAGTATCTGGAGCAAAAGATTTAGGTACACAAGCAGATGCCCAATTAAGGAAATCGCTAAATAGATTCGAATTATTATTCTTATCATTAGGTGGTGTAATAGGTTCAGGATGGTTATTCGGATCCTTATATACTGCAGGTTATGCTGGAGGTGCTGGAGTTCTTTCATGGATAATAGCTGGTGTACTAATAATATTCGTAGGGCTAGTTTATTCTGAAATAGCTTCAGCAATACCGAAATCTGGAGGAATTGTAAGATATCCTCACTATAGTCATGGGGGAGTAGTAGGATTTATAATTGCGTGGGCTTATTTCCTTTCTGCAGCTTCAGTACCTGCAATAGAATCCACGGCAACTGTTACTTATTTAAGCTATTTTATTCCTAGTTTAACGTATCCTAATGGCGTTCTAACTGTGGAAGGTATAGGATTAGCTTACGTTTTGCTAATACTATTCTTTCTCCTTAATTATGCAGGCGTTAATATTCTTGGTAAAGTAACTCATTTTGCTGGATGGTGGAAGTTAATTATACCAGGCTTGACAGTGATTCTAGCATTAGTTTTCCTTTATCATCCGGCTAATTTTACAATGGGAGGAGGATTTTTCCCAGCAGCAAGTAATCTAGCCGAAGGATTCTCAGGATTTTCTACGGTTCTTTATGCTATACCCACTACTGGAGTAATATTTTCCTATTTAGGATTTAGACAAGCTATAGAATATGGCGGAGAAGGAAAGAATCCAAGAAAAGATATTCCGTTCGCAGTAATAGGTGCTCTAGCTATAGGAATAGTTCTTTATACATTACTTCAAGTAGCTTTCACTGGCGGGGTCAATTGGACTGCTGCTGCAGTAACGCCAGGTAATTGGACTGGACTATTAGATTCTAATGTAAGTCATGGTCCGTTCTTATATTTATTTGAACATTCAGGAGTAGTAGGTCCAATATTAGGCTTATTCGGAATATGGGCATTAATACTCTTAATAGACGCAGTTATTTCTCCAGCAGGAACTGGTTGGATATATATAGGAACTGCCGGTAGAACAGTTTATGGTTTCGCTTCAAATGGATATCTGCCATCTTTATTCCTTAAAGTAGGAAAAACAAGAGTTCCAGTATTCTCCTTAATAGCAGCCCTAGCTATTGGTATGCTCTTCTTATTGCCGTTTCCAGCATGGGTAGCGTTAGTAGGTTTCATATCCTCTGCTACGGTGTTTACATATATAATGGGAGGTATAGGTTTGCATACTCTTAGGAATGTTGCTCCAGATTTACCAAGAAGATATAAAGTTCCATCCCACCTTATAATAGCTCCAATAGCTACCTTAGCAGCAGGTTTGATAGTTTACTGGTCAGGTTTTGCTACATTATTTTATGTTGTTACTGCAATATTCTTAGGATTACCACTATTTTTCGGATTTTATGCATATAAAGCCTACAGAATGAATATAACATTAGCTACAATATTAGGAGTTGTAGATTTAGGTATAACAATAGCCTCTGCTTTCTTCTTCGATATTGCTACCTCTGGTCTAAGTGTTGCGAATAACATAGCATTCCTATTATATATGTTACTTATGATAGCGTTAGTAGGATTCAATTTAATTGTATTATGGACAAGTGTAAATGACGACGTTAAAAGAGAGATAAAGGCTAGTTATTGGCTTGTAGCGTTAATATTTGCAATAATAGCGCTATCGTATTTTGGAGGATTCGGTCTCGACGTAGTTATTCCGTTCCCTTGGGATACTTTAGTTGCTGGAGCAGTTATACTTGGATTTCACTTCTTAGCAGTAAAAAGCGGTTTAAGGACAGAAGCAATAGACGAAATAATAAATCAAACTAAAGAACCATGA
- a CDS encoding class II fumarate hydratase has product MKYTEAAPRLFMNTGTKFPRKIIWSMGLVKLACARVNTSLGYLDKEIGDAIEKASWEVMDGLHDSKVILDVFQTGSGTGLNMNINEIIAERASELSGKKIHPNDHVNLGQSSNDTVPTAIRVAAVANAVEKVVPALENMVSVLNRKSEEYNNVIKSGRTHLRDALPITLGQELSAYHDAFSHEIEEIRSILEYVKELPIGGSAVGTGLNADPRFQEMVIQEINKITAYGFKPANKFRAMRFLTDLLLLSGNIRNIAVELYRVGQDFRLMFSGPFTSIGEIDLPTQEEIAGSSIMPGKTNPVTVEASLLVSAQVVGLDHANQFASMLGEFELAMGVPLIGYNIVTEEDLISEALNKFSNLVIEGMKPNVEKMRKYAESSPSLITVISPVVGYDKASQIGKMLNKGMSIREALKELGFSDNDINKILKLDELVKPGIHAKKEG; this is encoded by the coding sequence ATGAAATACACAGAAGCTGCACCTAGACTTTTTATGAATACAGGAACTAAATTTCCTAGAAAAATTATATGGTCCATGGGTCTAGTAAAATTAGCTTGTGCTAGAGTTAATACCAGTTTAGGATATTTAGATAAAGAAATAGGCGATGCTATAGAAAAGGCATCTTGGGAAGTTATGGATGGTCTACATGATAGTAAAGTAATTCTTGATGTTTTTCAAACTGGTTCTGGAACTGGACTTAATATGAATATAAACGAAATTATAGCTGAAAGAGCATCGGAGCTTTCTGGAAAAAAGATTCATCCTAACGACCATGTTAATTTAGGTCAGTCCTCTAATGATACCGTTCCGACTGCAATAAGAGTTGCAGCGGTTGCTAATGCAGTAGAAAAAGTTGTTCCAGCCTTAGAAAATATGGTATCTGTGTTAAATAGAAAGAGTGAAGAATATAACAATGTTATAAAGTCAGGACGTACTCATTTGAGGGATGCATTGCCTATAACTTTAGGTCAAGAGCTATCAGCATATCATGATGCTTTTTCTCATGAGATAGAAGAGATAAGAAGTATTTTAGAGTATGTTAAGGAGTTACCTATTGGTGGTAGCGCAGTTGGTACTGGATTAAATGCAGATCCAAGATTTCAAGAGATGGTTATACAAGAGATAAATAAGATAACTGCATATGGATTTAAGCCAGCAAATAAATTCCGAGCTATGAGGTTTCTTACTGATCTTCTTCTACTTAGTGGGAATATTAGAAATATCGCAGTTGAATTATATAGAGTAGGACAAGATTTTAGATTAATGTTTTCTGGTCCTTTTACCTCTATAGGTGAGATAGATTTACCTACGCAGGAAGAGATAGCTGGAAGTAGTATAATGCCAGGGAAGACAAATCCAGTGACAGTAGAAGCTTCACTGTTAGTTTCTGCACAAGTTGTTGGACTAGATCACGCAAATCAATTTGCTTCAATGTTAGGAGAATTTGAGTTAGCTATGGGTGTTCCGTTAATAGGATATAATATAGTTACAGAAGAAGACCTTATATCTGAAGCATTAAATAAGTTCTCAAATCTTGTTATTGAAGGAATGAAACCTAATGTTGAAAAAATGAGAAAATATGCTGAAAGTAGTCCTTCCTTAATTACTGTAATTTCTCCAGTAGTTGGTTATGATAAAGCTTCGCAAATAGGCAAGATGCTTAATAAAGGAATGTCTATAAGGGAAGCATTAAAAGAATTAGGTTTTAGCGACAATGATATTAATAAAATTCTTAAGTTAGACGAACTAGTTAAACCTGGTATTCATGCAAAGAAAGAGGGTTAA
- a CDS encoding MBL fold metallo-hydrolase, which translates to MPCKGIHAISSGPVEFPELVYSFVICDDKTVMIDSGVSNSVMDISFLDKLDYLVLTHIHVDHVGGVSELVQRYKPKIILYEGFSKYLEDTTHLNASARNVLGDLLDIYGEVDPVKGGEFLEVKGGEELKLGKYTMKIYYTPGHAKHHISILIDDILYSGDSVGGRYNGIPFPTTPPPLDYDKYIESLRLQISLNPRMVGLSHGGFVSSNHMEEHLNQLIKGDYRVNIDLGGTAGELLNKLLEINYSGIAKSQNAK; encoded by the coding sequence ATGCCATGTAAAGGAATACACGCAATATCATCTGGTCCTGTAGAGTTTCCAGAACTAGTTTACTCCTTCGTCATATGTGATGATAAAACTGTAATGATCGATTCTGGAGTTTCAAATAGTGTAATGGATATTAGCTTTTTAGATAAACTAGACTATTTAGTACTGACTCATATTCATGTGGATCATGTAGGAGGAGTTTCTGAATTAGTTCAAAGGTATAAGCCTAAGATAATACTGTATGAGGGATTTTCAAAGTATTTAGAAGATACTACACATCTTAATGCAAGCGCTAGAAATGTATTAGGGGATTTATTAGATATTTACGGTGAAGTTGATCCAGTTAAGGGGGGAGAATTTCTTGAAGTTAAGGGCGGAGAAGAATTGAAATTAGGGAAATATACTATGAAAATATATTATACTCCAGGTCATGCAAAACATCATATATCTATCCTTATAGACGATATACTATATTCTGGGGATTCTGTTGGTGGTAGATATAATGGAATACCTTTTCCTACTACTCCTCCACCGCTTGATTACGATAAGTATATTGAGAGCTTGAGATTACAAATATCTTTAAATCCTAGAATGGTTGGCCTTTCACATGGAGGTTTTGTATCTTCAAATCATATGGAAGAACATCTTAATCAACTCATAAAAGGCGATTATAGAGTGAATATCGATCTAGGCGGAACTGCAGGAGAACTATTAAATAAATTATTAGAAATAAATTATAGTGGGATAGCTAAAAGTCAAAACGCAAAATGA
- a CDS encoding nucleoside hydrolase, which translates to MSRHFIIDCDTAEDDIMSLFMLLKNNMVIEGITIVEGNIAFNQEINNALWALEYISDKLPYEVKVYPGSNRPLVKTFRTVENVHGKGGIGDEIPIPKKLSASSKKAVDAIIELADRYPGELEFLAISPLTNLALAYLKDNSIAEKIKKVWVMGGTIYGRGNITPVAEFNFWVDPDAAKIVFNSGLDLTMVSWDLITNYTIEKNDWDNINSMDTQMSKFYSNIYKHYREFAMTKQKMKGNPHPDLITTAIAINHEIAKKTEMQFVDIENCECLTRGMTVIDYLNVWNRNPNTEVVYEIDKSKFMNMLYDLLKWF; encoded by the coding sequence ATGTCTAGGCATTTTATAATAGATTGTGATACAGCCGAAGACGATATAATGAGTTTATTCATGCTTTTAAAAAATAATATGGTGATTGAAGGAATTACTATAGTTGAAGGAAATATAGCGTTTAATCAGGAGATAAACAATGCGTTGTGGGCGTTAGAATATATTTCGGACAAACTCCCTTATGAAGTAAAAGTTTACCCTGGAAGTAATAGACCATTGGTTAAAACGTTCAGAACAGTAGAAAATGTCCATGGAAAAGGAGGGATAGGAGACGAAATACCTATTCCTAAAAAACTTTCTGCGAGTAGCAAGAAAGCTGTAGATGCGATAATTGAATTAGCAGATAGATATCCAGGAGAGTTAGAGTTCTTAGCTATATCACCTTTAACTAATTTAGCTTTAGCTTATTTAAAGGATAATTCTATTGCCGAAAAAATTAAGAAAGTATGGGTAATGGGAGGGACTATTTATGGTAGAGGAAATATTACACCAGTTGCGGAATTTAATTTCTGGGTAGATCCTGATGCTGCTAAAATTGTGTTTAACTCAGGATTAGATCTTACAATGGTTTCTTGGGACTTAATAACGAATTATACTATAGAAAAAAACGATTGGGATAATATTAATTCAATGGACACTCAGATGTCCAAATTTTATTCCAATATATATAAACATTATAGAGAATTTGCTATGACTAAGCAAAAAATGAAGGGTAATCCACATCCAGATCTTATAACTACTGCTATTGCTATAAATCATGAAATAGCTAAAAAAACCGAAATGCAATTTGTAGATATTGAAAATTGCGAGTGTCTAACTAGAGGAATGACTGTTATAGATTATCTAAATGTATGGAATAGAAATCCAAATACTGAAGTGGTTTATGAAATAGATAAAAGTAAATTCATGAATATGTTGTACGATCTTTTGAAATGGTTTTAA